Below is a window of Hydrogenovibrio crunogenus DNA.
GACAAAAAACTAAAAGACTTTAATTTTTAGAAAAAAAAAGCGGCCAAAAGACCGCTAAACACACAAGGGAAACTGAAAACTAAACTTTCTCATCCGCAATCAACCCCAAAACGGGCGCTATCTTTTCAGATAATTGTTGACGCATCTCTAAAAAGTTTTTTATATTTTTGGAAACGGTTAAAAGTTCTTGTGAGGGTATCTGACGTAACACCTCATCCGTATCACTATTTTTTATAAAGACAACCATCTGTTGGAGGTCTTCATTTCTTTCAAATTTTAAGTAACTATCGTAGCCACTTAAATCTTTATTCACGCGTTCTATTAGCCCGTCCAGATCTTCTTTGGAAAGCTTAACGTCCTGCGCACCTTGAACCTTCTTGATCGTTCTCTCTTGCTGAGAAGAGCTCATCTCTTTTGAAGATTCTGTCAATTTGGTACCTAAAGCTTCTTTTTTTAAAACTTTAGGATTTGTTGCTTCAGCTAATGCCAGGTTACTTGGTTGCATAACATTAAAATCTGCCATACCCCATCTCCTTACCAATCCATCATCTATATGATTTCATTGAATAAGACACCTGTCAAACTTTCTTTATCTTTAAACTCATTCCGTTGTAAGTTATCCAGATAGTCTTGAATATTTTTCATCATCTTCAAAGACCCTTCCGAGGGTAACTGTTTTACAACTTCATTCGTTTTCGTATCCAACACAGTCACAACAGATGACTGAGTTCCTTCATCAACACTAAATGCCAGCGATAAACCAACCAATAACATTTTTTCATTCAAGCTTGTCGCTTGGCTTTGAATATCATCAATCGCTATCTTATCAGCATTTTTTGTTAACGCACTTGTCGTTAGTGTTGAAGCCTGCTGCGGACTTTTGGATATTGTTGCAACCTGATGACTAGTCTCAGGCTGCATATTTAAAGCCACATCAGGCGGTAAGTGGTTTTTAATATCCATACTTACCCCCTTTAATGCGCTTCATTAGACGCTATTAACGAA
It encodes the following:
- a CDS encoding flagellar protein FlaG; translated protein: MDIKNHLPPDVALNMQPETSHQVATISKSPQQASTLTTSALTKNADKIAIDDIQSQATSLNEKMLLVGLSLAFSVDEGTQSSVVTVLDTKTNEVVKQLPSEGSLKMMKNIQDYLDNLQRNEFKDKESLTGVLFNEII
- a CDS encoding flagellar protein FlaG, with amino-acid sequence MADFNVMQPSNLALAEATNPKVLKKEALGTKLTESSKEMSSSQQERTIKKVQGAQDVKLSKEDLDGLIERVNKDLSGYDSYLKFERNEDLQQMVVFIKNSDTDEVLRQIPSQELLTVSKNIKNFLEMRQQLSEKIAPVLGLIADEKV